The following coding sequences lie in one Cloeon dipterum chromosome 1, ieCloDipt1.1, whole genome shotgun sequence genomic window:
- the LOC135943803 gene encoding PSME3-interacting protein isoform X2, translated as MSSGFVTESEVEEQKKKRQEEWERVRKPDDPQEAPEEAYDPRCLYERLQEQKMKKEMEFEEAHKLKNMIKGLDDDEINFLDQVDKHKIEAEKRKNAEEEEAIAEYRNAVNSLQDDSLQTRINLEVIKKPVGGGGSGSAVRSQQKLLVGAVKRKCSEPSTPEAQSDVKRKHEGEQQSGPVMTCIGILPGIGNYPDSSDSEQSSNTDDEMNLQRGS; from the exons atgaGTTCAGGCTTCGTTACCGAGAGTGAGGTCGAGGAACAGAAGAAAAAGCGTCAGGAGGAATGGGAGCGTGTCCGGAAGCCCGACGATCCGCAGG AGGCTCCAGAAGAAGCTTACGACCCCAGATGTCTTTACGAACGTTTGCAGGAGCAAAAGATGAAGAAAGAAATGGAATTTGAAGAAGCGCACAAACTTa AGAACATGATCAAGGGGTTAGATGACgacgaaatcaattttctggACCAGGTGGACAAGCACAAGATCGAGGCTGAGAAGCGGAAAAATGCTGAGGAGGAAGAAGCCATTGCTGAATACCGGAACGCTGTGAATAGTCTTCAGGATGACAGTTTGCAGACAAGGATCAATCTGGAAGTAATCAAGAAGCCGGTGGGTGGAGGCGGGAGCGGATCAGCAGTGAGATCACAACAAAAGCTTCTGGTTGGTGCAGTCAAGAGAAAGTGCTCCGAGCCTTCAACACCAGAGGCGCAAAGTGACGTGAAGAGAAAGCATGAag gagaGCAACAGTCTGGACCTGTGATGACCTGCATTGGGATCCTACCTGGCATTGGCAACTACCCTGATTCAAGCGACAGTGAGCAAAGTTCAAACACGGATGATGAAATGAATCTTCAACGAGG CTCTTAA
- the LOC135943779 gene encoding MTOR-associated protein MEAK7 isoform X2: MGSNNAKSASHEDPLSPDEREKIKDGFHKVAGSSSAASHEKLQALWQGRATKELLELILAQLGSSPITFNRLATLYVHAVRGSVDEQAALLVALASKGGKSCTSGQVVALVEGVTASYLQAAGQAWSQLPVGPLSLLSSCLCHDLLFPGKSTKQTLMSAAPMDLAVTEMEASKWLAAAPPGLLAMQAAVFEKIFLNADPNVGKKRLFPLCEGLPSAKATILDQAAVAFLATAVPSDCRKNWRFLFSSVVHGESFSKMLGSVVWKGPTIILVQDAGGHVFGGFAVASWNVGPKFVGDNRCFLFNLRPKMAIYPTSGYNEHFQYLNVQQQTMPNGLGMGGQLDYFGLYLDANYGKGFCSESCTTYHSPMMSTSKQFDVSHVEVWAIGPPPPTPEELGERSSVLDRDNEAKALLAMVGKEQKSEGLREPDES, translated from the exons ATGGGTTCAAACAACGCTAAATCAGCATCTCACGAGGACCCACTCAGCCCTGATGAGCGTGAAAAGATAAAGGATGGATTCCATAAAGTTGCTGGTTCGTCAAGCGCAGCTTCTCATGAAAAACTGCAG GCTCTATGGCAAGGGAGGGCGACGAAGGAACTTCTGGAACTGATTTTGGCTCAATTAGGCTCCTCTCCGATAACCTTCAACCGCCTAGCCACATTGTATGTTCACGCTGTGCGAGGCTCAGTGGATGAACAGGCTGCCCTCTTGGTCGCCCTGGCGTCAAAGGGTGGAAAATCCTGTACTTCTGGCCAGGTTGTGGCTCTGGTTGAAGGCGTTACCGCCTCTTACCTCCAGGCGGCCGGCCAGGCGTGGTCCCAACTGCCGGTCGGACCGCTCAGTTTGCTGTCCTCCTGCCTCTGCCACGACTTGCTCTTCCCTGGAAAGAGCACCAAGCAGACCCTGATGTCTGCCGCTCCAATGGATCTGGCTGTTACCGAGATGGAGGCGTCCAAGTGGTTGGCGGCCGCTCCTCCAGGCCTGCTGGCGATGCAAGCGGCTgtctttgagaaaattttcctcaatgCTGACCCAAATGTAGGCAAAAAGCGGCTGTTTCCTCTGTGCGAAGGCCTTCCCAGTGCCAAGGCTACAATTTTGGATCAGGCGGCTGTTGCCTTCTTGGCCACTGCAGTGCCTTCCGACTGCCGCAAAAATTGGCGTTTCCTTTTCTCCAGCGTCGTCCACGGCGAGAGCTTCTCTAAAATGCTCGGGAGCGTCGTGTGGAAAGGGCCGACCATTATTTTGGTTCAGGATGCTGGAGGGCATGTTTTCGGTGGGTTTGCTGTTGCTTCATGGAACGTTGGACCAAAATTTGTTG GGGATAACAGGTGCTTTCTTTTCAACTTGAGGCCTAAAATGGCAATTTACCCTACATCTGGGTATAACGAGCATTTCCAGTACCTAAATGTGCAGCAGCAGACAATGCCAAACGGACTG GGTATGGGTGGTCAGTTGGACTATTTTGGACTGTATCTGGACGCTAACTATGGCAAGGGCTTCTGCTCAGAGAGTTGCACCACCTACCACAGCCCAATGATGTCCACTAGCAAGCAATTTGATGTGAGTCACGTAGAGGTGTGGGCCATAGGACCTCCACCACCAACTCCTGAAGAACTG GGTGAACGTTCGAGCGTGCTTGACCGTGATAACGAGGCTAAAGCACTTCTGGCAATGGTGGGCAAGGAGCAGAAAAGTGAAGGCTTGAGAGAACCTGACGAGTCCTAG
- the ND-19 gene encoding NADH dehydrogenase [ubiquinone] 1 alpha subcomplex subunit 8: protein MVVTNSFTLPTEEELTVKEVDLSSPILMAGAFHLGKYCETVSNEFMLCKSETGDPRSCIKEGKLVTSCANQFFSQMKKFCRDEIEQYANCLQKSSGNLEYSKCRKTQGVYDKCVLDNLGIERPEFGYFCRVKIHDSKRPKPAIEKPKLYPDATPGLPEEAAQPPAKYGHRFYLW from the exons ATGGTGGTGACCAATAGTTTCACTCTGCCCACCGAGGAAGAGCTGACCGTTAAAGAGGTCGACCTGAGCAGCCCAATCCTTATGGCTGGCGCTTTTCACTTGGGAAAATACTGCGAAACCGTGTcaaat GAGTTCATGCTTTGCAAAAGTGAGACCGGTGACCCAAGGAGTTGTATCAAGGAAGGGAAACTTGTCACAAGCTGCGCCAATCAATTCTTCAGTCAAATGAAGAAGTTTTGCCGCGATGAGATTGAGCAGTATGCTAATTGTCTGCAAAAATCCAGCGGAAACCTGGAATATTCTAA GTGCCGCAAAACGCAAGGCGTGTACGACAAGTGCGTGTTGGACAACCTTGGCATCGAGCGACCAGAGTTTGGCTACTTCTGCAGAGTCAAGATTCATGACAGTAAGAGGCCCAAGCCCGCAATTGAGAAGCCCAAGCTGTACCCTGACGCCACACCAGGCCTCCCTGAAGAAGCCGCTCAGCCTCCTGCGAAGTACGGACACAGGTTCTACTTGTGGTAG
- the LOC135943779 gene encoding MTOR-associated protein MEAK7 isoform X1 has product MLTNIFVRLHFFWSKMGSNNAKSASHEDPLSPDEREKIKDGFHKVAGSSSAASHEKLQALWQGRATKELLELILAQLGSSPITFNRLATLYVHAVRGSVDEQAALLVALASKGGKSCTSGQVVALVEGVTASYLQAAGQAWSQLPVGPLSLLSSCLCHDLLFPGKSTKQTLMSAAPMDLAVTEMEASKWLAAAPPGLLAMQAAVFEKIFLNADPNVGKKRLFPLCEGLPSAKATILDQAAVAFLATAVPSDCRKNWRFLFSSVVHGESFSKMLGSVVWKGPTIILVQDAGGHVFGGFAVASWNVGPKFVGDNRCFLFNLRPKMAIYPTSGYNEHFQYLNVQQQTMPNGLGMGGQLDYFGLYLDANYGKGFCSESCTTYHSPMMSTSKQFDVSHVEVWAIGPPPPTPEELGERSSVLDRDNEAKALLAMVGKEQKSEGLREPDES; this is encoded by the exons atgttaacaaatatttttgttagatTGCATTTCTTTTGGTCTAAAATGGGTTCAAACAACGCTAAATCAGCATCTCACGAGGACCCACTCAGCCCTGATGAGCGTGAAAAGATAAAGGATGGATTCCATAAAGTTGCTGGTTCGTCAAGCGCAGCTTCTCATGAAAAACTGCAG GCTCTATGGCAAGGGAGGGCGACGAAGGAACTTCTGGAACTGATTTTGGCTCAATTAGGCTCCTCTCCGATAACCTTCAACCGCCTAGCCACATTGTATGTTCACGCTGTGCGAGGCTCAGTGGATGAACAGGCTGCCCTCTTGGTCGCCCTGGCGTCAAAGGGTGGAAAATCCTGTACTTCTGGCCAGGTTGTGGCTCTGGTTGAAGGCGTTACCGCCTCTTACCTCCAGGCGGCCGGCCAGGCGTGGTCCCAACTGCCGGTCGGACCGCTCAGTTTGCTGTCCTCCTGCCTCTGCCACGACTTGCTCTTCCCTGGAAAGAGCACCAAGCAGACCCTGATGTCTGCCGCTCCAATGGATCTGGCTGTTACCGAGATGGAGGCGTCCAAGTGGTTGGCGGCCGCTCCTCCAGGCCTGCTGGCGATGCAAGCGGCTgtctttgagaaaattttcctcaatgCTGACCCAAATGTAGGCAAAAAGCGGCTGTTTCCTCTGTGCGAAGGCCTTCCCAGTGCCAAGGCTACAATTTTGGATCAGGCGGCTGTTGCCTTCTTGGCCACTGCAGTGCCTTCCGACTGCCGCAAAAATTGGCGTTTCCTTTTCTCCAGCGTCGTCCACGGCGAGAGCTTCTCTAAAATGCTCGGGAGCGTCGTGTGGAAAGGGCCGACCATTATTTTGGTTCAGGATGCTGGAGGGCATGTTTTCGGTGGGTTTGCTGTTGCTTCATGGAACGTTGGACCAAAATTTGTTG GGGATAACAGGTGCTTTCTTTTCAACTTGAGGCCTAAAATGGCAATTTACCCTACATCTGGGTATAACGAGCATTTCCAGTACCTAAATGTGCAGCAGCAGACAATGCCAAACGGACTG GGTATGGGTGGTCAGTTGGACTATTTTGGACTGTATCTGGACGCTAACTATGGCAAGGGCTTCTGCTCAGAGAGTTGCACCACCTACCACAGCCCAATGATGTCCACTAGCAAGCAATTTGATGTGAGTCACGTAGAGGTGTGGGCCATAGGACCTCCACCACCAACTCCTGAAGAACTG GGTGAACGTTCGAGCGTGCTTGACCGTGATAACGAGGCTAAAGCACTTCTGGCAATGGTGGGCAAGGAGCAGAAAAGTGAAGGCTTGAGAGAACCTGACGAGTCCTAG
- the LOC135943803 gene encoding PSME3-interacting protein isoform X1 produces the protein MSSGFVTESEVEEQKKKRQEEWERVRKPDDPQEAPEEAYDPRCLYERLQEQKMKKEMEFEEAHKLKNMIKGLDDDEINFLDQVDKHKIEAEKRKNAEEEEAIAEYRNAVNSLQDDSLQTRINLEVIKKPVGGGGSGSAVRSQQKLLVGAVKRKCSEPSTPEAQSDVKRKHEGEQQSGPVMTCIGILPGIGNYPDSSDSEQSSNTDDEMNLQRGYDLCGRKMSTKSHNKLKTDQ, from the exons atgaGTTCAGGCTTCGTTACCGAGAGTGAGGTCGAGGAACAGAAGAAAAAGCGTCAGGAGGAATGGGAGCGTGTCCGGAAGCCCGACGATCCGCAGG AGGCTCCAGAAGAAGCTTACGACCCCAGATGTCTTTACGAACGTTTGCAGGAGCAAAAGATGAAGAAAGAAATGGAATTTGAAGAAGCGCACAAACTTa AGAACATGATCAAGGGGTTAGATGACgacgaaatcaattttctggACCAGGTGGACAAGCACAAGATCGAGGCTGAGAAGCGGAAAAATGCTGAGGAGGAAGAAGCCATTGCTGAATACCGGAACGCTGTGAATAGTCTTCAGGATGACAGTTTGCAGACAAGGATCAATCTGGAAGTAATCAAGAAGCCGGTGGGTGGAGGCGGGAGCGGATCAGCAGTGAGATCACAACAAAAGCTTCTGGTTGGTGCAGTCAAGAGAAAGTGCTCCGAGCCTTCAACACCAGAGGCGCAAAGTGACGTGAAGAGAAAGCATGAag gagaGCAACAGTCTGGACCTGTGATGACCTGCATTGGGATCCTACCTGGCATTGGCAACTACCCTGATTCAAGCGACAGTGAGCAAAGTTCAAACACGGATGATGAAATGAATCTTCAACGAGGGTATGACCTTTGTGGCAGAAAAATGTCTACAAAGTCCCATAACAAACTAAAGACGGACCAGTAG